From the genome of Anopheles moucheti chromosome 3, idAnoMoucSN_F20_07, whole genome shotgun sequence, one region includes:
- the LOC128301408 gene encoding uncharacterized protein LOC128301408 → MTGSCCESGKYFLVGAIGVLLIGNVFSSPLPAKDGFGEEWESNNEIDQVTAAIIEETDQSTERTTTTTERTITTSSTTTEQVITTSSTTTEYPYAAIAAIYSSPPDKTLYMQYASGTHDFRVGHNQDEVKRTIEEYQYHFERVEKGLPPTTKRGFHAPPNNY, encoded by the exons ATGACTGGAAGCTGTTGTGAAAgtgggaaatattttttagTTGGGGCCATTGGTGTACTTTTAATTGGTAACGTCTTCAGTAGTCCTTTACCGGCGAAGGACGGTTTTGGTGAAGAGTGGGAAAGCAATAATG AGATCGACCAGGTGACTGCAGCAATCATCGAAGAAACCGACCAGTCAACTGAACGAACTACCACTACGACAGAACGAACGATCACTACCAGCAGTACTACGACGGAACAAGTGATCACTACCAGCAGTACCACGACGGAGTATCCTTACGCCGCAATAGCAGCTATATACTCGTCGCCTCCGGATAAGACGTTATATATGCAATACGCGTCCGGGACACACGATTTCCGCGTTGGTCACAATCAAGATGAGGTTAAGCGTACAATCGAGGAGTACCAATACCATTTCGAAAGGGTTGAAAAGGGCCTTCCACCG ACGACTAAACGTGGTTTTCATGCACCTCCTAATAACTATTAA